A single genomic interval of Amblyomma americanum isolate KBUSLIRL-KWMA chromosome 11, ASM5285725v1, whole genome shotgun sequence harbors:
- the LOC144111410 gene encoding MYG1 exonuclease isoform X2: MAGEPPAKKPAAMGKTIGTHNGTFHCDEALACFLLKQLAEYKDATVVRSRDPAVLDTCDVVVDVGGVFDPAKKRYDHHQRGFEETMHSLDSSKKWTTKLSSAGLVYAHHGREVIAETLGWKVADPSLEKIYDKVYENFMEEIDAIDNGISAYDGEPRYRINTNLSSRVAHLNPPWNEPNPKPDEQFQKAMKLTGEEFLDRVRYYATSWIPARELVLSALQQRKKVGELGSVVTLERGGCPWKDHLLALEEELAIPGEVKFVLYQDQNGSWRVQGVPVTLGSFECRIHLPEKWRGLRDEELSKATGIDDCIFIHASGFIGGHKTKEGVVEIAMRTLKGTA; encoded by the exons ATGGCAGGCGAACCACCCGCAAAGAAGCCAGCAGCCATGGGCAAGACCATCGGTACCCACAATGGCACTTTCCACTGTGACGAAGCACTCGCCTGTTTCCTTTTGAAGCAGCTTGCCGAGTACAAGGATGCCACTGTTGTCAG ATCTCGGGACCCAGCTGTCCTTGACACGTGCGACGTTGTCGTGGACGTCGGTGGGGTGTTTGACCCTGCCAAGAAACGCTACGACCACCACCAAAG GGGGTTTGAGGAGACGATGCATTCGCTGGACTCCTCCAAGAAGTGGACCACTAAGCTGAGCAGCGCCGGCCTCGTCTATGCCCACCACGGGCGGGAAGTGATTGCCGAGACGCTCGGCTGGAAAGTGGCCGACCCCAGTCTGGAGAAGATCTACGACAAGGTCTACGAGAACTTCATGGAAGAGATTGACGCCATTGACAATGGCATCAGCGCCTACGATGGGGAACCCAG GTACCGGATAAACACGAACCTCAGTTCCCGAGTGGCGCACCTCAATCCTCCTTGGAATGAACCAAACCCCAAACCTGAC GAGCAGTTCCAGAAGGCCATGAAGCTGACTGGTGAAGAGTTCTTGGACCGCGTCCGCTACTACGCCACCTCCTGGATCCCTGCCCGGGAGCTCGTCCTGTCAGCATTGCAGCAGCGAAAAAAG GTGGGTGAACTGGGCAGCGTAGTGACCCTGGAGCGGGGCGGTTGCCCCTGGAAGGACCACCTGCTGGCGCTGGAGGAAGAGCTGGCCATCCCGGGCGAGGTCAAGTTCGTCCTCTACCAGGACCAGAACGGCAGCTGGCGGGTGCAGGGTGTGCCCGTGACACTTGGCTCCTTCGAGTGCCG AATCCATCTCCCTGAAAAGTGGCGGGGTCTGCGAGATGAAGAGCTCTCAAAGGCAACCGGCATTGACGACTGCATCTTCATCCACGCCAGCGGTTTCATTGGCGGCCACAAGACCAAAGAGGGCGTTGTCGAGATTGCCATGCGAACGCTCAAGGGTACCGCTTAG
- the LOC144111410 gene encoding MYG1 exonuclease isoform X1 — translation MLRGLFALHLTGRTVRSVGALRVEAATVYFRSASLMAGEPPAKKPAAMGKTIGTHNGTFHCDEALACFLLKQLAEYKDATVVRSRDPAVLDTCDVVVDVGGVFDPAKKRYDHHQRGFEETMHSLDSSKKWTTKLSSAGLVYAHHGREVIAETLGWKVADPSLEKIYDKVYENFMEEIDAIDNGISAYDGEPRYRINTNLSSRVAHLNPPWNEPNPKPDEQFQKAMKLTGEEFLDRVRYYATSWIPARELVLSALQQRKKVGELGSVVTLERGGCPWKDHLLALEEELAIPGEVKFVLYQDQNGSWRVQGVPVTLGSFECRIHLPEKWRGLRDEELSKATGIDDCIFIHASGFIGGHKTKEGVVEIAMRTLKGTA, via the exons ATGCTCCGCGGCCTTTTTGCCTTGCATCTAACTGGCAGAACAGTGCGATCTGTTGGCGCGCTCCGAGTTGAAGCGGCGACTGTTTACTTTCG GTCAGCATCACTAATGGCAGGCGAACCACCCGCAAAGAAGCCAGCAGCCATGGGCAAGACCATCGGTACCCACAATGGCACTTTCCACTGTGACGAAGCACTCGCCTGTTTCCTTTTGAAGCAGCTTGCCGAGTACAAGGATGCCACTGTTGTCAG ATCTCGGGACCCAGCTGTCCTTGACACGTGCGACGTTGTCGTGGACGTCGGTGGGGTGTTTGACCCTGCCAAGAAACGCTACGACCACCACCAAAG GGGGTTTGAGGAGACGATGCATTCGCTGGACTCCTCCAAGAAGTGGACCACTAAGCTGAGCAGCGCCGGCCTCGTCTATGCCCACCACGGGCGGGAAGTGATTGCCGAGACGCTCGGCTGGAAAGTGGCCGACCCCAGTCTGGAGAAGATCTACGACAAGGTCTACGAGAACTTCATGGAAGAGATTGACGCCATTGACAATGGCATCAGCGCCTACGATGGGGAACCCAG GTACCGGATAAACACGAACCTCAGTTCCCGAGTGGCGCACCTCAATCCTCCTTGGAATGAACCAAACCCCAAACCTGAC GAGCAGTTCCAGAAGGCCATGAAGCTGACTGGTGAAGAGTTCTTGGACCGCGTCCGCTACTACGCCACCTCCTGGATCCCTGCCCGGGAGCTCGTCCTGTCAGCATTGCAGCAGCGAAAAAAG GTGGGTGAACTGGGCAGCGTAGTGACCCTGGAGCGGGGCGGTTGCCCCTGGAAGGACCACCTGCTGGCGCTGGAGGAAGAGCTGGCCATCCCGGGCGAGGTCAAGTTCGTCCTCTACCAGGACCAGAACGGCAGCTGGCGGGTGCAGGGTGTGCCCGTGACACTTGGCTCCTTCGAGTGCCG AATCCATCTCCCTGAAAAGTGGCGGGGTCTGCGAGATGAAGAGCTCTCAAAGGCAACCGGCATTGACGACTGCATCTTCATCCACGCCAGCGGTTTCATTGGCGGCCACAAGACCAAAGAGGGCGTTGTCGAGATTGCCATGCGAACGCTCAAGGGTACCGCTTAG